A region of the Sphaerodactylus townsendi isolate TG3544 linkage group LG15, MPM_Stown_v2.3, whole genome shotgun sequence genome:
atttatccattttacagatggagaacactgatgcagagtcttagacgacccctgtgaaagtctggtggtgggatccaaaaattttaataacaggttccgatggtggtgggattcaaacagtggcgccgccgcacacacacacctccagtccctattgggcagggaggttgctttagtaaccccttctcggcattcagaaaaaattagtgaccacttctagagaagtggtgagaactggttggatcccacctctggtcccggCCCACAGGTTGAGACCCGCTGGCCCAGAGGAAAGGATACCAGCAATAAGGAACAGATTAGCTCTCTAACTTGCTGGGAAAATTCCAGGTGGGCTATTGCCCTGGAGGCTACCAGTGGCCTGAACCAAGAAGAGCCAAGCCTCTTTTACACGGGCAACAGTACTGAAGCCCCACAACTCAGACCTGGTAAccctcataggccccttccacacatgcagaataatgcactttcaatccactttcaatgcactttgcagctgtgcggaatagcaaaatccacttgcaaacgattatgaaagtggattaaaagtgcattctcctgcacgtgcggaaggggccctagtcctGATTCTCATTAACTCCTGGCCAGCCTGCTCTGATCATTTTAATTTTTCAGTCCATACTTTCTATAGGGGGGAGCCGCTTCCTACCTGCTGTCCCAAAGAGAAGGAGGGTGACGATGAAGACTGCAAACGCTCCCATGGCCCTTCTGGAAATCACCCTTTCACAATCTGAGCCCTGGAGTTGGCGCAACAGGGCAAAGGCTGTTTCTGAGCGTGGGTCGGGGGCCAGAAGGGCACTGACTGGAACGGTGGGAGGCAAAGACACTGTCTCGCTTTTACGGCGGCAGCTACACTTTGGTGTGCAAATATTTGTACCAATGAACACAGAGGGGAAGGAGGTGTTTGCTGCCGTTCTCCacattgaggccccttctgcgcgtgcagaataatgtactttcaatccactttcacaattgttcgcaagaggattttgctattccgcacagccaaCTGCAAAAcgcattgaaattggattgaaagtgcattattctgcatgtgcggaaggggccactcaTCTTCACAGATCGTGCAATGCTCGGGCCGTGACTGCCTATGTctgtatcttatttatttatttatttatttatttatttatttatttatttatttatttatttattcgttccacttttataccgccctcccccaagggggaTCTTGTGCACAAGATCCAGCcagcttcccccgccccccctagACCTTGTCTGCTTCCTCTCCTTAGTacatttcccaacctgtatgacttctgtggggctgagagaacttcgagagaactgtgactagtccaaggtcacccaggaggcttcatgtgaaggaatatACCACACGGGCTCTCAATTGTtgtcaagagccagtgtggtgtagtggttaacagcagatggattctaatctggagaaccgggtttgattccccactcctccgcctgaggggcagaggcttatctggtgaaccagatgttttttcaCACtatgacattcctgctgggtgaccttggcctagtcacagttctcttagaactctctcagccccacctacctcaccaggtatctgttgtggggagaggaagggaaaggagcttgtaagccaccttgagtctcgttacaggagagaaaaacagggtataaatccaaactcttcttcatcttcttcaaaaGCCCAGGAACGGGCCAGTAGGATTTccaaatgaaggagaagagaatgacgTTGCAAGATCTcactggaaagaaaataaaacttaATAAGCCTCGATTTGCTAACAATAACTGGTTGTGAATACATTGTTCTGTCAAATGTTAACATAAACAATAGATGTTTGGCAATTTTTAAATAAAGTGTACAGCAGGTGGCTAAAGGCATATACCCAGCAATAAGTACTGTGAAGGGGAAGGTCAGGCAGCCctaatttttaatatataaatgaGGCTTTTACAAAGtttatctctggctcattccgcacatgcagaataatgcactttcaaactgctttcagtttgaagctgtgcggaatagcaaaatccacttgcaaacagttgtgaaagtggtttgaaaacgcattattttgcgtgtgcggaaggggcctctgtttttatCTATGAAATGTTGAAGGCTAGGGAATTAATTATGGCTTCCATACGCAGGAATATGCCCTATTGAACTCAGGGCAACTTTGTCTCCTCAAAATAGGGACCAACATATTAATCCAGACaagcaccacccagagcccttagggcaggggtctgcaacctgtggctctccagatgtccatggactacaaatcccatcagcccctgccagcatgctgaatTTCATATATCGGGGGCAgtccctgttttatttatttatttgcttgctggcaggagctgatgggatttgtagtccatgaacatctggagagccgcaggttgcagacccctgccttaggggatggggcggtatatcaaaactaacaaataaaataaataaataaaacagggacTGCCCCGATATATGAAattcagcatgctggcaggggctgatgggatttttagtccatgaacatctggagagccacaggttgcagacccctgccttagggaaTGGGGCAATATatcaaaactaacaaataaaataaataaataaaacagggacTGCCCCGATATATGAAATTcagcatgctgtcaggggctgatgggatttgtagtccatgaacatcgggagagccgcaggtcgcagacccctgccttaggggatggggcggtatatcaaaactaacaaataaaataaataaataaagcagggaCTGCCCCGATATATGAAATCCATCAGGTAAAACTCGCTACCCCTGCCTCTGGAAAGCAGAAAAGCactcctgttgaatttctgccagtCACAATGAAGCTGAAGATGTAGGGATtcagtcaggaaaaaaaaaactattgatgTCGTAACTGGCAACCCCTATGCTCAAACTCTACTCTGCAGAGCAAACCTACAAGACGTAATGTCTTGCCTGGAACTTGTAATCAGGGAAAGTAACATGTTTCGCCCTCCTTTAGAGGACCGGCAGGTGTGCGTGTGGGGAGAAGGTGTCATTACACCGGTCAAGAaacaggttccccccccctccctctttacGCATCTTGATTGTGGTGGTGCCTCTTAAATCTGACCTGTCAGCAAAGGAAAATGAGAGATGATTATAGGGTCTGAGAAAGGGGCTATATAACAGAAGCATTTGCCCGTCTGCCCTCAAACAACTTTTATCCAGGTGGTGCAGCTTTTTCGTCGCCATGAGGCTACCTGTAACTTTGACTCACCTAACTATTCTCCTCCTGAACATTCTGCCTCTTGCAGCCAGACACGGGAGGACTCTGCGCTTTGTTACCTTGGTACGTGGAtgagcgggtgggggtggggaaacaccTGGGTTGTCTGAATGCAGAACTtaatagagccagcgtggtgtaatggttaagagcagatgcactctaatctggagaactgggtttgattctccgctctgccacttgaggtgcggaggcctatctggtgaaccagattagcttgtgcaccccgacacatgccagctggctgggtGACTGTGGGATAGTctcaattctttggagctctctcagccccacccacctcacagggtgtttgttgtggcggggggaaggaaattgtaaaccccttacaggaaagaaaggggggaatataaatccaaactcctcctcctcctcttcttctaataccTTAGCGCAAAACCGGGCTTCTTTTGTCCCATGGGAGGACTGCATGGAGTTTAATGGAAAGACTGGGAGTCAGGGTTCCTGGATTATTTGAAACGTGAGTGAAGGCCTAGGGTACTGATAAGCCGCATACAGagaaaggctccttccgcacatgcagaatattcactttgaatccactttgcagctggattttaactgtgcgaagtagcaaaatccacttgcaaacaattgtgaaagtggatagaaagtgcattattctgcatgtgcagaaggggccaaatagTCAGCATGATGATCTACGGGACAATGAGAGAGTCATTAAATTGCCAAGGGTTCCAAGAGGGGGCCCAGTGTGTCTCTGTATGCATGGTGCACTTCCATTGATTAATTGGCCAAAGAGCCTCCCCCAGCTCAATGGGAGAGTAGGGGAAACAGTACACTGCCGCGCTTATTCTACCCTACCCTTCTGTATCCCAAGACCAGCAAGAGTCAGTTTGAATGGAAACTTCTTACAAAGCTGCTGTATAAGATTCAATTTTGCCTTGTAGCATCACAGCCATTGATTGTCGAGGTGGAGGGGGAGTGAAACCCAGATAgggcaggaagaaaaagaaggaaaccgGAGCGCAGATAATGAAGGACCTATTATATCCAATGAAAACAATCAGGGGCCCCATTTTAGAGGTGAAAGAATTATAAAGGCTGAAGGCTGCTGGTCTTGTAGGTTAGAGTCAAGGAGTTGTGGTTTCCTCACTAGGTTTTCTGTACACTGTGATTCCCATAtgccctttttttcttcctccgcAGGTATATCGCCACGGCGACCGATCCCCTTTAGGCACCTACCCCACAGATCCTCACCAAGCGGCAGCCTGGCCCCAAGGCTTCCAACAGCTCACAGAGGTAGAGCTTAGAGAGGGATGGATTCTTGTGGACATTGCCACTAGTGTATATGAGGGTGAATATGATCCGTGGCTCACTCCAGAGTCAGGAGGCTTCCTGTTTTTGCTTTGGGGTGGAACAGGCCTCCGATGCTGATGAGTGGTGTGTCTTAagtggattttaattttttttgttcttggcttctttgtttcccccactcttcTACTACAGTTAGGTATTTTACAACAGAAGGCACTGGGACGTTTCCTCAGGGGAAAATATGCGGGGTTTTTAAGTCCTTCCTACAAACCTCAGGAggtatgtatgccaataaaagtatCTGAATTCTCAGGAGGTAAACAGAGTTGCTGTAGCTTTATTCTTCTGCCCATCATCCTTAAATCTAGCTAACTGCATCAGTGTTTTTCCTTGTtcaaatacaatatatatatagaagatcaGAGGCTGACCAAGGATCATATTGGCTGTTCTTTGCTGCAGCACTGCCCTCGAATCTCTCTCCTCAGGGACTACTGCTTCCATAGAGCTCCCAGGTCACCACTGAATTATGGTAGTGAGAAATGTTGTAGAATTTCCTTTGCAGTCTGCCGTGGACAGGTCTGTCACAAAACACAGAATTAGTGACTGCTGTTTTTTAATGGTGGTTAAATGGAACCTCGATGTCGCCCACCTGTAATATGTGAATAATACTGATTTTTACCTCGTTATTTTGTACGAGTGACAATTTGGGCGTTGTGACTTGAATACTAAAGTGTCTTTATTAGTGCTGTTATTTCAAGAAGTTAAATCTTTTCGAGCCTCTTATGTCTGACCATGAAAACACACAAAACTATTGCATTAAATATCACTTTTATCTCATAACTGTGGGGGGGACCCCATTCCAATCATTAAGACAATGAAAGCAAAAAGCTCTCCACAGACAAGGTAGATATGCTCAGGAAGATCACCAGGTATGTGGGAAAACAGCTCTGTAAATTTACCAAAAAGGGGGGGTGGGACAAAGGAAACAGGATAATGAGAACTGaatatgcccagaggtgggatccagcaggttctcaccagttcccgagagtgggttactaattatttgtgtgtgccgagagggggttactaattgggtctgcttttccgttagaaattccattaggtccaaaaatcataaagtcctgttgtttcctatgtggctggttagcgtaggtagaaaacgggataattctccctgttgggctgttttaaaaacatgttttagtaatatggtaaagttccttgtttaaggaaagtctccttcttttgatttctagaaacaaaattaagtatttgaaagtattaagtatttgacaggcagtcaattagaggagaattagttgtttctgttggcagtaggcgataggacttgctagaaagagtttaaattatggacagaaagataccagatggaaattaggaacttttttttacagtaagagtttttttacagtagcagagaaattattaatgccctgcccctggaatgccccaccccattggctctacaccactgtatgaatcccaccaccatgggaacctgttactaaaatttttggatcccaccactgaatatgccCTAGGAAGGATGAAATAGTGAAAGCAGTTTTCAGTTCCTTAAGcaaggggggtgtgggggggggggagagaaaatttgCCTGCTTAGGACCTTAGTGGATCCTGCAGAGATCTGGAGACAGGCATTTTTCCAAatacttcccctccctcccttaattCCTTGCCCCTGTCCTTGTCTGACTTGATTGTGGCGTGATTCATACCCCATTGTGGCCAACGCATAATGTGACAAGAGACGCATTTGTGCCCATTTCAGATATACGTCCGCAGCACTGATTATGACCGCACTATTATGAGCGCTCAGGCGAACCTTATGGGGCTCTATCCAAGTACAGACCCAGAGATCGGCTGGAAGCCGGTTCCCATCCACACTGTGCCAGTCAAGTACGACAAGGTAAATTGTCAACCAGAGTTCTTGGCGGGTAAAGAGGACATTATGCTCTGCTTGTGTTCTGTTCCACACAATGTTTTGTGCCATATCACACAACTATAGTACGAAcggagtgaactccaccattcaaaatggtgcacaatagtttcagcaaagatcggggaactgggttatgaccgtgactccttcaatatgctaacctttactgaaacttttgccctcattaaagagaggctcttagcaatggactatcgacaactgcagagcttggcaaataaatcttgttcaccaacgaatatgtaaattcctttcacgcagggatattattattattattttgatagatgctgcattttaatgggggtcgattttaacatatagagccatatttaataactatttaaaaatttgattttatttgtgctctatttgtttgttcgccatcctgagccctttgggggagggcggtttataaatattattattattattattattattattattattattattattaatattattattaatattaatatttaaattaatattattaaaattaaaggctctggcccgggtggaggccagccacatcattgaggggccagggatcaccagtaaatttgcctctgctgagcgcagaggccgatttgggacatatggggcaagacggtcccgtaggtacgagggtcccaggccgcgcaaggatacccagcctattatattacagcgctcacaaatcccatacacaggagagcctatatgctggctagatttaacatcatgccatctccgctacatagaggaagacttaaaggtcttccaagcgataagaggttctgtacctgtaacataaaacagctggattccatcccacacattctcctgaactgcttattataccaagaactccgatccagtctgttctcccaagctatagactctatgattgattatagtACGAACGGATCACCACAGGAGGTGACTCCTATGAGGGATAAttgattgttttgttgttttagaCAGCCTTTGGTTTGTTTGTACAGTTTTCCCAATCCTTCACTCTCGGCTCCactgcattattttgttttattaagaaTCTTTGCAGGTAAATGGGATTGTCTGATCATATTGCACGTGCCTCTTGTCGTTGACCTGCATACACGGCCTCATACCTATAATGTGTCCAGCCCCATGTTATTCCTCTCTTTCGTtaggaatctttgctgttagaTCCAAATATTTCTTATCACACCTGGTGATTTGCTAGCTGATTGACTGAACAGTTTGTTATCACGTTTGCAATCTGCAGACTGTAAACGAAGCTAATTTAAAATGACCAAAAAACATTTCCTTTAGAGGTATGAAAATATAAATTCCACATTTGCACtccatttgcttttttaatttaatcCTTCAAAATGTGACCGCCCAAAACATGCTACCCTCATGACTTCCAGAGAAGATTGTCGAGTCACGTTGTGCCCAAACCTTTAATTTCTATTGCTGAATTGTGGTTTGTCGCATTCTTTCCTAATTGTACCCTACAGCTGTTGAAGCCGCCAACCCGCACTTGCCTACAATACCAACGGTTGATGGAGGAGACAATTAATTTGCCCAGCTACCAGGCCAAAATGAACACCTGGAAGGTACCAGAGAAGGGAATTAAGGACGGGAGAATGAACGTCACAGGGTTCTGAGGGAAAGGTTTCTCGCCGCCCATTTCGTAAAAACATAGCTGCTGAGCAAACAAGAGGGAGCTGTTGCTGAAAGATCGTTTATGGGCGGTAGGGGCTTCCCGCTCCAACCATAATATCTTTAATTAACTCTGACGCAGTCTGGTGAGGTTGTGAAGTACTTAACCCAGGGCTAAATCTCTCAGGGGGCTGGTGACTTGGCTGACCAGAATGCATCTAATCTACGAGTGAAACCACTTCAgggcctttccacacatgcagaataatgcaccttcaatccactttggagctggattttactaggCAAATCCTCTTGCGGACtgtagtgaaagtggattgaaactgattgttctgcaggtgcggaagggcccttagaAGGGTTAAGGCAGCAGTGTGGTGATGTCTCAGATGCACGACATCTGCCTGGCAAGCGCAAGGTCCTGGGTTCTAATCCTCCTGCACCTCCAGTAAAATGGATCAGATAATAGGTGATATGAAACTCCTctactggagagccacaggttgtaggcCCCTGTCCTGGAGAGTTGTTGCAAGTCAGAGTGACCATGACAgagtagagcataggtgtcaaactcgtggccctccagatgttatggactacagttcccatcaccccctgccagcatcatgctggcaggggatgatgggaactgtagtccataacatctggagggccgtgagtttgacacctgtggagtagagagtctatgacgactgaggctgagattaagcttgggagagccactcttatctcacctcggtcttgggttcttttccctcctaatgactccagaccagctgattgttcaaggatttattgtaaaagttcaaaacaaagaaataaaacataaatgcagtaagagattgctcgactggttacattccttttggttctttgtccccattccgggaacccatggcccagagatgcttctctgaccacgtctcaagatggaattcaaaaccctttgttttccccttctcaggaaaaccctttgaagtttcatcctggcacctctgcatagtttgctgtcctccctccaggagatcaaaaggcaaagatgcttttcacagtcatatgtgacttccctttcctgtagcgatagcatcattccatgacagagTCTGACACAATATAAGGGACCTTCAAGTGTCTTCTCTGCTGGCCACCCACCAATTATGTAGTAATTGTCAGCCAGGCATCCAATAGATCATTTGGGGAATGGACAAGGTGCCCCCATAGAGAAGGCCCTGCTCCTGTAGCCACCCATGCCACTTCTGAAGACCAGAGTTTCTAGAGACAGACCTCTGAAAACAATATTACTTCTCAGCAGTCTCAAATTTCCAGTCTAATTCTTCAACTTCCTCTGCCTTGCAGGGTTTCATAACCAAGATGATGAACTATACTGGCTTAAAAACTGAGCATCTGACCCTGAGGGGCCTTTGGAGGGTGCATGATACCCTTTTTTGCCAGGTAGGGAGACAGTCTCTCATTACGGTTCCTTGCTCAACCATGGATAACCTTCACTCACACCTCTCTTTCTCGTTCTTTGCAAGAAAACCCACAATCTGAGCTTGCCTAGCTGGGCCACGCCGCAAATACTGGCCACACTTCAAGAGATGGAAGCATTTAATGTCGAAGCCCACGTGGGAATGCACGCCAGCCAAGAGAAGGCCCGGTTTACTGGTGGTAAGAAtataactgcatttcttaaccttgttttgttttaaaattttgtcctgttttatatgccaataaaggcttgtgttgtgttggtgGTAAGAATAGACACCCAAGGAACTTCTAGATACAGGGAAACTGACAAGAGTATACGATGCACTAAAAGGGCCAAGTCAGTTTCATTTGGTGACTATCCGAGGGCACTTCACAGCTAATTTAAAAGCCACCCTTCTCCAAGAACATCAGTGGGAGAATTTAAACAAAAATGCTGTGCTggaatagatgatgatgatgatgatgatgatgatgatgatgatgatgatgatgatgatgatgatgatgatgatgatgatgatgatgatgatgatgctgatgatgatgatgatgatgatgatgatgatgatgatgatgatgatgatgatgatgatgatgatgatgatgatgatgatgatgatgatgatgaagaagaagaaggaggaggagcaggaggagcaggaggaggagcaggaggaggagcaggaggaggaagaggagatttataccccacctttctctcctgtaaggaatctcaaggtggcttataagctcctttcccttcctctcctcacaacaggccccttgtgaggtaggtggggctaagagagttttggaagaactgtgactggcccaaggtcacccagcaggaatgtaggagtgcagaaacacatctggttcaccagatcagcctctgcccctcaggtggaggagtggggaatcaaacccggttctccagattagaatccacctgctcttaaccactacaccgcgctggctctcagTAAACTTGATATGAACCAATTGGGATTCGGTCTAGGCTACTCGCATGCAATAGATGTAAGATTAGTTTAATAAATCTAGCAAGATGATAGCTGTAGTTAATTGTCGCAGTTCTTGTCTTTTGTTTGCTTATTGTCTGCCTTTCATACTGAGGCTCCAGGCAGATTACATAATGTCAGGCAGTAAAATCAGTAGGATAAGGAGGCACCTAATACACAATGTAATAGGAGTAGGTTTGCAGAAATTTGAACCAAGCCTGTAGATATGGAACATGACATGTTAAAGAACGCAAGAAACAGTATCAGGGGTGGAAAGCGCTGTCAACCCGCAGTTGACTTATGCTGACCCTGAAGGACCCTCAAGGCATTTACAGGTGGGCTGCTGTTGGATCAGAGACCACCAAAGACCAAACCCTACACATCTCCcccagacatttaaaaaatacagcacataACAAACAGGAATCAACCTTAACATTAAGGGTTTGGCTGATGGCTGCCAAGttcagggagccagcagggtgtagtggttaagagcagtatccactctaatctggagaaccgggtttgattccccgctctgccacttgagctgtggaggcttgtctggggaaccagattagcttgtgcactccaacacacgccagctgagtgaccgtgggctagtcacagttctttggagctctctcagccccacccacctcatggggtgtttgttgtgggcggggaagggaaaggagattgtaagcccctttgaggctccttacaggagagaaaggggggatataaatccaaactcttactactactactacttcttttcccttccccctcctcctcctcctccttcttggggtCTCATTGAATTTACGCCCGAGATCTGTGTATCTTAGGCATATATATCATAAATATAGTTGCCCTGATGGCCCTGGCTAGCCCAAACGTGTCAGAAGCTCACTGTGttaatagttggatgggagacatcaGGGATATCCagtgctatgcagagacaggcagtggccaaccacctctgaatacctcttgccttgaaaaccctgtgagagGTTGTTGtaaattggctgcgacttgacagaacttcccacctctgcaaatacaggccccccccccccgtccagaGTGCTGTTCATACGCCCTCCTCCTTGTTTGCTTGTTAAAAGCCTGTTTGCTGCCTCAAATCCTCGGTGGTCTCTCACctcaggaccagtggtgggatccaaaaattttagtaacaggttcccatggtggtgggattcaaacaatggcgtagcgccaatggggctgggcggggcacaacaggggcgtggccgggcattccgggggcggggcattaataatttctctgttactgtaaaaaactcttactgtaaaaaaaaagttcctaatttccagctggtatctttctgtccataatttaaactcattatagcaagtcctatcatctactgccaacagaaacaactacttctcctctaattgactgcctgtcaaatacttaatactttcaaattttgtttctagaaatcaaaagaaggaaactttccttaaaccaggaactttaccctaattctaaaacatgtttttaaaacagcccaacagggagaattatcccgttttctaccttcgctaaccagccacgtaggaaacaacaggactttatgatttttggacctaatggaatttctaacggaaaagcagacccaattagtaaccccctctcggcacacacaaataattagtaacccactctcgggaactggtgagaacctgctggatcccacctctgctcaggactaaccaggtctgaccctgtTCAGCTTGTGTTGAGCTTCCaccatccagatcagagcaaGGAACAACATAATATGAGTAGAAACGCATAAGCAGC
Encoded here:
- the ACP4 gene encoding testicular acid phosphatase is translated as MRLPVTLTHLTILLLNILPLAARHGRTLRFVTLVYRHGDRSPLGTYPTDPHQAAAWPQGFQQLTELGILQQKALGRFLRGKYAGFLSPSYKPQEIYVRSTDYDRTIMSAQANLMGLYPSTDPEIGWKPVPIHTVPVKYDKLLKPPTRTCLQYQRLMEETINLPSYQAKMNTWKGFITKMMNYTGLKTEHLTLRGLWRVHDTLFCQKTHNLSLPSWATPQILATLQEMEAFNVEAHVGMHASQEKARFTGGLLLGAILSNFSKVVCRDLPLKMIMYSAHDSTLIALQGALGVYNGRPPPYAACHGFEFYQESNDSFSVSMFYRNESGQRLHTLTVPGCPTPCPLPLFIHLTHTVVPQDWDAECQNPQGGPGRTVTGLAVIVALLSVALVGACVLYWRR